The sequence below is a genomic window from Desulfurellaceae bacterium.
CGGCCAGGTCGATGGCCAGGTTGAGGCCGGTTTGGCCGCCAATGGTCGGCAACAGCGCGTCGGGACGCTCGTCGGCGATGATTTTCTCCACGACTTCGGGCCGCAGCGGCTCGATATAGGTCCGGTCGGCAAACTCGGGGTCGGTCATGATGGTGGCCGGGTTCGAGTTGACCAGAATGACCCGATAGCCCTCGGACTTGAGCGCCTTGCAGGCCTGGGTGCCGGAGTAATCGAACTCACACGCCTGACCGATAATAATCGGCCCGGAGCCAATCAGGAGAATAGCGTCGAGGTCGGTTCGTTTGGGCATGACTACCGCGTCTATCCTCTTGTGTAGCGGTCCATCAGGGCGGTGAAACGAGCGAACAGATAGCTGGCGTCGTGCGGCCCCGGGGAAGCTTCAGGATGGTACTGGACGGAAAAGAGCGGATGCTGGAGATGGCTCAAGCCCTCTGCGGTCTGATCGTTGAGGTTGATATGGGTGATCTCGGCCCGCCCCTTCAGCGAGTCCATATCAACACAAAAGCCGTGGTTCTGGGAGGTGATTTCAACCTTGCGGGTGGCCAGGTCCATGACCGGGTGGTTGCCGCCGTGGTGGCCGAACTTGAGCTTGAAGGTCGTACCGCCCAGCGCCAAGCCCAGGATCTGGTGGCCCAGACAGATGCCGAATATCGGCACCCGACCGATCAGGGCCGCCACACTGCGTTTGGCGTACGGCACCGCGTCGGGATCGCCCGGACCGTTTGACAGGAAGACGCCGTCGGGTTTGAGAGCCAGGACCTCGTCGGCCGGGGTCTGGGCCGGGACGACCCGCACCCGGCAGCCGGACGCCACGAGCTGGCGCAGGATATTGAACTTCATGCCGTAATCGTAGGCCACGACAAAAAAGGACTGCTCAGTCCCTTGGGTGTCGCGATAACCCGAGCCCAGCTCCCAGCCGGCCTGCCACCAGTCATAGGGCTGGCCGCAGGTGACCTGTTTGACCAGATCCCTACCCTCCAGGCCGGGTGCAGCCCGGGCTCGGGCCACCAGCCGCCGGGGCTCAGCCTCGACGGTCGAAATAACGGCCTGCTGAGCGCCGTGGTCACGGATGTGGCGAACCAGGGCGCGGGTGTCGATGCCCTGAATACCGACGATAGCGTGCTCGGCCATATACGCGGCCAGGCTCTGCTCGGCCCGCCAGTTGCTCGGGCGGGGCCAGTATTCTTTGACCACAAAGCCCTCTACAAACGGCCGCCGGGATTCCACGTCTTCGGGATTGACACCCACATTGCCGATCTCGGGACAGGTCATGATGACAATCTGTCCGGTGTAGGACGGATCGGTCAGAATCTCCTGGTAGCCGCTCAGCGCGGTGTTGAACACCACCTCTCCGGTCGCTTCTCCCTCGGCGCCAAAGGCGCTGCCGTGGAAGACCGTTCCGTCTGCAAGGGCGAGCAGGGCTTTCATATCAGTGTCATACACCGGGCAGGCACGGGACCCGCTCCGCCGGGCAGAACCCATCCCACCCGGCCGGGCAGGCACAGGGGCCTGCCCCTACGAGTTTATTTTTGACTGTTGCCTTGCCTTGCATCATACACCACCTGTCCACCGACCAGGGTCAGCACCGCCCGGCCCTTCATGCGCTGGCCCACAAAGGGCGTATTGCTACTTTTCGAGTGCAGCCCTTGGGCGGCAACGATCCAGACCTGATGGGGATCGAACACCACCACATCGGCCGGCGCGCCGACCGACAGGCTGCCGTAGGGCAGGTGAAAGATCCGAGCCGGATTCCAGCTCAGCTTCTGCACCGCCTCGGACAGGGACAGGACGCCGGCTTCGACCAGCCCCAGGGTCAGCGGCAGGGCCGTCTCCAGGCCGACCACGCCGTGGGCTGCGGCCTCGAATGCGCCGGCTTTATCGTCACGGTGATGGGGTGCATGATCGGTGGCAATCGCGTCAAGCGTGCCGTCCCGCAGTCCCTGCCGCATGGCCTCGACATCGGCCGCCTGGCGTAGCGGCGGCGCCATCTTGGCGTCGGCCTGATAGTCCACAACCGCCTCTTCGGTCAGGCTGAAATGGTGGGGCGCCACCTCAGCGGTGACCGGCAGGCCGTCTTTTTTGGCCTGACGAATAAGGTCAATCGATCCACGGGCGCTGACGTGGGCGACATGGACGTGTCCGCCGGTCAGACGGGCCAGGGCCAAGTCTCGGGCAATCATCACCTCTTCGGCCGCGTTGGGCACGCCTTTGCGTCCCAGCCGGGCGGCGGTCGGCCCCTCGTTCATGCTGCCCCCGGCAGCCAAGTTGAGGTCTTCCTCGTGGACGCTGATAGGCAGCCCCAGGTCCGCACACCACTCCAGGGCGCGGCGCATCAGCCCGGCGTCCATCACCGGCCGGCCGTCGTCGGAGACGGCCACAATCCCGGCCTCGCGCATCTCGTCGAGCGGAGCCAGACGCTCGCCCTTGAGCCCGACCGACAGGGCGCCGATGGGCAGCACTCGGGCCAGGTTTGCGCTGCGGGCTTTGTCAAGAATATAGCGCGTGACCTCGCCGCTATCGTTGACCGGATTGGTATTGGCCATGCAGGCGACTGTGGTAAACCCGCCCGCCACTGCGGACTGGGCTCCGGTCCGCACGGTCTCTTTGTACTCATAGCCCGGCTCACGAAAATGCACGTGCAGGTCAACAAAACCGGGCGCAACAATCCAGCCCCGGGCGTCCACCTCCAGCGTGTCCGGGTCTGACAGCTGGGCCAGGCGCTGCGGCGGTTCCACGCTGCGGATACGCCCGTCCTCAATCACCAGGTCGGCCGGCCCATCGAGAGTATTGGCCGGATCGACTACGGTGCCGTTGCGAATGACGACTCTCATCGGGCTGCTATCCTGCTACACGATGCGCTCCGCTGTGGTTCTGCGGCCAAGACACGGACACGACGGTAAAAAAAAGGCCCCCTTGGCAGTGCAAGGAGGCCCTTTTGTGAATGTCACAGTCCAACAAGTGTGCTCACCCGTCCTCACCTCATGGGCTGGCTCGAGAGGTCACCCTGTCTTAACCGGCTCCACCCAACGTGTCAAGCGACCCGCCGCCTCGGTCGTGCCTCCATTTTACATCGCCCTTCATCTCTGCCGGCACAGCGCCCCCCCTCCCTGGCCCTCCCCCTCACCGGGGGGAGGGGATTTCCTGCTCCCTCTCCCCTGGAGGGAGAGGGCTGGGGCGAGGCGGATTTTCCGGTCGCGGTCGCACGACCCGCCGCCTCAGACCGGCCACTCCTCCATGCGGTAGGCCATGTCCCAGAACAGGTACTCGTAACGCGCGCTGCGACAGAAGATCTCGACCAACCGCTCGGGGTCGGTTTTCCCGGCATAGCTGTCGAGCAGGGCGCGCAGCCAGGCGGCCAGGGACGCGAACTCCTCGGACGCGTACATCTCGATCCACCTGGCGTAGAACGGCGCGTCAGTTGGTTTGCCGCGCTTAGCCAGGGTCTGGCCGATCTCGGCATAGCCCCACTGACACGGCAGCAGGGCCGTCACCGTCTCGGCCAGATCGCCGAGCGAAGCCACCCGCAACAGATGACTGGTATACGCCTGGGTCGTGGGCGCGGCCTCGGTCGCGGCCAGCTCCTCGGCCGTGATGCCGCACTCGGCCGCAAATTCGCGGTGCAGAGCCATCTCCTGGTTGAGCGTGGCGTCCAAGAGCGTGGCAAAGCGGGCCATGGTTTCAAGGCTCGGCGCCTTGGCTGCGGCCAGAGCCACCAGACGGCTGTACCCAATCAGAAAGACGTAATCCTGGCGCATATAGAAGCGGAAATTTTCCAGGGGCAGCGAGCCATCGCCGAGCGACCGCACAAAAGGATGGGCCAGCGATTGGCGCCAGACCGGAGCCGCAGCCTCGTACAATTGGTGTGTCAGTGTCATGCCGCCTCAGGAAGCAATGCCGAATCCAGCCAGGGAGGATTCGGCACGGGGTACGGCGCCCCCTATACCAGAGGCGCCTGAGAGCGGCAAGCAGGAACGGCTCAGGGGCGTTGCAGCTGAATCACACGCCTCTGGATAACACCGGCCAATGTAGGCTATATACAGGGCAAACTATGTCCATAGAGGAGGAGCGTATGCCACAAGTGATCGGAGGAGAAATCGGCAATATTGATGCCGATAAGTGGAGCTGCGGCGACTGCGCCGATGCCGGTCAGGAGTACAAAGAAGAAGAGGCCAAGGTCATCATGCACAGCGTCAGCACCCACAAGGCGTTTAACATAGACCGCGACACCGACAAAAGGGTCGTGCGCGCCGTGCCCAAATAGTGCTGACCATGCCGGGCCGCCGGGCACGTCTGATTGACCTGTCAGCCCACCCGATTGAGGTGGGCTTTTTTTCGCCCCGTCGCCCGCGCTACGTCAAAAGGTGATCGTGATCCCAAAATATATCGAAAGGACATCACGATCACCTTTTCTGCCAGTACCACAAAAATTCCGTATTGCCCTTAGCCCCGCGCAGCGGCGATTCGATCAGACCCTTGGGAATCAAGCCCCAGTCCGCAGCCTGAGCCTGCAAACGGCTGACGACCTCGTGGTGCAGCGTCGGGTCTCGAACGATGCCGCCCTTCCCCACCCTGCCTTTGCCGACCTCGAACTGGGGCTTGATCAGCGCGATGCCGTGTCCGCCCGGAGCGAGCAGCTTGAGAACCGTCGGGACAACGGTCGTGAGCGAGATGAACGACACATCAATCACGCTCAGGCTGGGCTGGGCGCTCAGTCCAGCGAGCGTGCGGATATTCTGACGCTCGATATTCACCACCCGGGGGTCCTGGCGCAGCGACCAGGCCAGCTGTCCATAGCCGACATCAACGGCAAAGACCCGGGCCGCGCCGTGTTGCAGCAGGCAGTCGGTGAACCCGCCGGTCGAGGCGCCGACATCGAGCGCGAGCCGGCCCGTAACATCGACACCAAAGGCCCGTAGCGCGGCTTCCAGCTTGAGACCGCCACGGCTGACGTAGCGCGGGCGGGCGTGGTCTTTAATGCGGACCTGAGCCGCGCTATCGACCAGAGTAGCCGGCTTGTCAACCCGCTGATCGTTGACGACAACAGCGCCGGCCATGATGAGCCGCCGGGCCTGCTCGCGGCTGGCGGTCAGACCGCGCTGAACGGTGAGCACGTCGAGGCGTTTGCGTCGGGCGGGGTGTTTGCGATCAGCCACAACAGGCACGGGGCAGAAACGCTATGCCGGTCAGATTACGTGTGATGCCGCTTCCCTAGATGACGCAATGGGTATCCCACATCAGGTTTGGGGAGGCGCGGCGCGATCAACGATCAGGTGACAGATCTGCCGCAGCGGCTCGGCCGCAGGTCCAAAGGGCTGGAGCGCCGAGAGCGCGGCCTCGCGCAGCTGGCGCGCCAGACGCTTGGACCGGTCGAGACCGATGGCGGCCGGATAGGTGGCTTTGTTCAGCTCGGCGTCGCGGCCCTCGCGTTTGCCGGTTTTTCCCGTGCCGCCCTCGATATCCAGAATATCGTCGGTCACCTGAAAGGCCAGACCGATCGCCGTTCCATACTGGTCCAGGCACTCGTACTGGCGCGGGGTGGCGCCGCCCAGCAGCCCGCCGACCCGGACCGCAGCCCGAATCATCGCCCCGGTCTTGCGGGTATGAATCGCCTCAACCACGGTGCGGGTCGGTTTCTTCTTTTCGGCCTCAAGGTCCAACACCTGCCCGCCCACCATACCGCCGGCGCCGGCCGCAAGGGCCACCTCGTGCAGCGCCCGCAGCGCCGCCTGTCCCCGGCGCGGGGCGGCCAACGCGCCCTCGGCCATGACCCGAAACGCCTCGGTCAGCAGTCCGTCGCCGGCCAGGACGGCCATGCCCTCACCAAACACCATGTGATTGGTCGGTTTGCCGCGCCGCAGGTCGTCGTCATCCATGGCCGGCAGATCGTCGTGGACCAGGGAATAGGCGTGGATCATTTCCAGGCCGCAGGCAAACGGCAAGACCGGTTCGAGCCGGGCGCCGAGCGCCTCAGCGCTGGCCAGGGCCAGAATGGGACGGATGCGCTTGCCGCCGGAAAACAGACTGTAGCGCATGGCTCGGTCCAGCGTCCGGGGCGGCTTGCCGCTGGACGGCGCCAGCAGCGCTCTGAGCGTCCGGTCAACCAGACGCTGGCGTTCCTTCATATAACGGGTCAGATTCACGCGTCCTCGTTCTCTGCCTGGTTCTCTGCCTGGTCTTCGGTCGGCAGGCTGTGGAGCTGGAACACGCCGTCCTGATCGCGGCTGAGCACCTCAAGACGCTTCTCGACCTCGGCCAGCTGCTCGCCCAGGTGGCGGACCAGCCCCACCCCGTCCTCAAAAGCGCCCAGGGCGTCCTCAAGCGATAACTCCCCGGTTTCCATCCGCTCTACAATCCCTTCCAGATCGTGCAGTCCGGCCTCAAACGTTTTTGGCGGCTCTTTCACCTTATTCGTCTCCCTCCTGGGTCTGCTCTATGCGGGCAATCGCCTCGCCGGCGGCAAACATCAGACGGACCTGATCGCCCGGCCTGAGTTGCCCGGCGTCAACGACTACCGTGCCGGCCGGAATCGTCCGCGTCAGACTATAGCCCCGGCCCAGGACGGCCAAGGGGCTGAGACTGCCGAGCGCGGTGCTCAGCTCCTGGAGCCGGGCTTGGGCGCGCTCGGTCCGGCGTTGAAACCCACCCCGCAGGCGGGCGGTCAGAGCCTGGAGCTGACGCTGTCTGACACCGAGGTCGTGGTGCGGGTCACGGATACGCTGGCGCAGACTCAGCACCGCCTGACGTCGTCGGGTCACCTGGCGCTGCATGGCCAGGGCCAGGCTCCGCGCCTGGGTGGCGATGTGGGCCTGCAAATCGTCCCAGCGCGGCATCACCATTTCGGCCGCCGCTGTCGGGGTCGGGGCGCGGCGGTCGGCCACCAGGTCGGCAATACTGAGGTCAATCTCGTGTCCCACCGCCGCCACCACCGATACCTCGGAGGCGGCAATGGCCCGGGCCACCACTTCTTCGTTGAAGGCGCTCAGATCCTCCCGTGAGCCCCCACCCCGCCCGACAATGATGACCTCGGCCTGGGCGTGCTCGTTCAGGTCTTGGATGCCGGCCGCGATCTCAGCCCCGGCTCCGGCTCCCTGGACCTTGGTCGGCCGCAGCAGGACGTGGGTGTGGGGACAACGCTGGTACAGGATGGTCAGAATATCGTGAATGGCCGCCCCGGTCTGGGCGGTGACCACCCCTACCCGACGGGGAAAAAATGGCAGGGGTTTTTTGCGCTCGGCGGCAAACAGCCCTTCGGCCGCCAGGGCGGCCTTCAGCTGTTCAAGCGCCAGCTGTTGCGTTCCGACTCCACGCGGCTCCATAGTCGTGGCGTACAGCTGCATGTCGCCGCGCGCCGGATACAGCCCGATGCGTCCCCGAATGATGACCTCCAGGCCGTCTTCGGGTCGAAAACGCAGCTGGCCGGCCTGGCCTCGGAACATGACGCAGCGCAGCTGGCTGGTCTTATCCTTGAGGGTAAAATACTTGTGGCCCGAGGGTGGGCTGTGCAGCCCCGAGATTTCCCCGGTTACCCACACCTCAGCGAAGCCGGCCTCCAACACGCCCCGGATCTGGGCGGTCAGTTCGGAGACAGACAGGACGGGCGGCTGAGACTGCCAGTCGGCCACAGCGCGAGACCTTGCGGGTGCTGCCATCGACCGGACTTGTACCAGAAACGGAGGATGAGGCAAGACCGGGGGGGGGGGGGTATTTACCGGCCCCCACGCCCGGGGGGGGGGGGGCGTGGGGGTGGGTCGCGGTATTTCCCCCCCCCCCCCCCGTCTTGCCTCATCCTCCGTTTCTAGTACACGTCCGGTCGATGTCGAGCTGCGGGTCTTTGCCCAGCTCGCCCTCCTGGATCGCGTCCTCGGCCGCCTCCTGAGCCGCCGAAGCGTCGGTCGTCGAGGGCGGAGGGGCGTCCGTATCCGGCGCTCCTTCCCGAATCTGGACAGGCGCCGCTTCCTGGTCCGCCGCATTGTCAAAATGGCCGCGCAGATTTTCCTCTCGGATACCGCTCTGGCGGGTGGCGGCGAGCTGATCGGGCAGCACATTCTCAACGATGTGGTCAGGCTCGACGCCGGTGACCTGGATCGAACGACCGTTGGGCGTGTAGTACATGGCCGTGGTGAGGCGCAGGGCGGCGCCGTCTTCCAGGGGCAGGATGGTCTGGACCGAGCCCTTGCCAAAAGTCTTGGTGCCCAGGACCGCCGCCCGCCCGTGGTCCTGGACCGCACCGGCCACAATCTCGGACGCACTCGCGCTGCCCTGATTGACCAGCACGATCAGGGGCAGGTCGGTATAGCCGCCGGGATGGGCGAAGTACTCCTGCTGCTGGTTGTCGAGCCGGCCTTTGGTATACACGATCATCCCGCTGTCGAGAAACACATCGGCCACCTTGACCGCCTGACTCAGCAGCCCCCCGGGATTGCTGCGCAGGTCGAGCACCACTCCCTCGAGTTCCTGCTGGTCCTGGCTGAAACGCTCCAGGGCGTTTTCAAGATCGTCCGTGGTGCGGTCCTGAAACTGGACCAGACGGATATAGCCATAGCCCGGCTCCAGGAGTTTTGACTTGACGCTCTTGATCTTGATCACCTCGCGGGTCAGCGCAATATCAATGAACTGGGCCAGCCCTTCACGCCGCACGGAAATCGTCACCTGACTGCCCTGGGGGCCGCGCATCCGCTTGACCGCCTCAAGCAGAGTCATGTCCTTAGTCAGTTCTCCGTCGATCTTGATGATCTGGTCGCCGGCCTTGACCCCGGCCCGGTAGGCCGGCGTATCCTCAATCGGGGAGACCACGGTCAGCACCCCGTCGCGCAGCGTAATCTCGATGCCCAGTCCACCAAAACTGCCGCCGGTATCAACTTGCAGCTCGCGGTACGAGTCCGGGGTCAGATAGGCGCTGTGGGGATCGAGGGCGCTCAGCATGCCGTTGATCGCCCCCTCAACCAGCTGGTTGGTTTTCACCTCTTGGACATAATTTCTCTGCACGATGGCCAGCACATTGGAGAACGACTCCAGGCCCTCGTAGTCCTCGCGCCCGACCGCAGCGACCCGGTCAAGCCCGTGGCTGCCGAGCAGCACCGCCCCTACACCGAGCAGTGAGACGAACAGGCTGATAGCGATTCTTTTGCGCCGATCATGCATCCGATCATGCATCATGATTGCCCCTTCCTCAGTCCAGCCCTCCCACTCCCTGGCCTGTCACAGACTGAGACCCGGGACTATAGCATACTCGCCGGGAGGCCGGTATAGGGTTCGGGGAGTATCTCGGTTTGCAGCGCCCCCGCTCTGGCCCTCCCCCTCATCGGGGGGAGGGAATTTCCGGCTCCCTCGCCCCCAGAGGGAGAGGGTTGGGGTGAGGGGGATTTCCCAGGCGTGGGCAGGGGCCGGTTTGAAACCTGACTCTCCTAGGGCCGCAGCGGCATCTGTTCGCCAGGCACGTCACCGCCCGCCGGCGGGGTCCATACCCCACGCTCGATCAGCCCCCGTACGGCGGCCAGCGACTCGGGACTGGCCCAGTTGTTATAGCCGATATGGTGATGCACGATCATGCCCTGACGATCAATCACAAAGGTCTCCGGGTAGCCGGTCACCCCATACTTCTTGCCGACTTCTCCCCGCACGTCCAGCAAGACCGGAAAGGTATAGCCGCCCTCCTCCAGATACGACAGCACGGTCTTCCGACCATCCACGTCCTGGCTGACGGCCAGCAGCACGAAATCCTGGTCCTGGAGCTGACGGTACAGCGCCTGCATGGTCGGCATTTCTTTGCGGCACGGCGGACACCAGGTCGTCCACACGTTGAGAAATACGACCTTGCCCTTGAGCTGCGACAAACGCACGACCTGGCCGTGAATGTCGGGCAGCACGAAATCCGCAGCCGCTCTGGGCAGGCTCGGCCCGGAGGGAGTCAGGCTGAGCAACACGAACCCACACCCCAGCACGACCAGACCGAGGGCCGGCCACTTTCTCATCCGGCGCTCTCCTGTTGCAGCCCAGCCGGCCTGAGCAGCAGCGCGGCACCCAGGCCAACCAGGGGAATGCTCAGCACCTGGGCCATGGACAGCCCGAACGCGAGTTCGGGATTGACGCGGACAAACTCCAGCCCGAAACGCGCCAGCCCGGCCAGGACCAGATAGCCCCAGAACAGGGCGCCGGGCCGATGCGGCGCGGTACGGCGCTGGCGCAAAAAAACAAAGATGAGGACATACGCGGCGCACTCGTACAGTGGAGTCGGGTGAACGGCCACACCCGGCGGATGGGGCCAGCCGACAACCGCCTCGCTGTACACCACGCCCCAGGGCAAACCGGTCGGCGGTCCCCAGTCGCCATCGCCGGCCAGATGGCAGCCGATCCGGCCAATCCCGTGGCCCAGCGCAATGGCCGGCGCAACCATGTCCATCGTCCGCAGCCAGGGCAGCCGATAGCGCCGGATGCACAGGCTCACCCCGGCGATCCCGCCCAGCAGACCGCCGTACCAGATGAACCCGGCGCCGGTCAGCAGCAGCGCCCACGGATCGGCCACAAATGCCGACCAGGCAGCGACAATGAACAGCAGGCGCGCGCCGATCAGGCCGCCCACGGCCGCCCACAGCACC
It includes:
- the carA gene encoding glutamine-hydrolyzing carbamoyl-phosphate synthase small subunit, which produces MKALLALADGTVFHGSAFGAEGEATGEVVFNTALSGYQEILTDPSYTGQIVIMTCPEIGNVGVNPEDVESRRPFVEGFVVKEYWPRPSNWRAEQSLAAYMAEHAIVGIQGIDTRALVRHIRDHGAQQAVISTVEAEPRRLVARARAAPGLEGRDLVKQVTCGQPYDWWQAGWELGSGYRDTQGTEQSFFVVAYDYGMKFNILRQLVASGCRVRVVPAQTPADEVLALKPDGVFLSNGPGDPDAVPYAKRSVAALIGRVPIFGICLGHQILGLALGGTTFKLKFGHHGGNHPVMDLATRKVEITSQNHGFCVDMDSLKGRAEITHINLNDQTAEGLSHLQHPLFSVQYHPEASPGPHDASYLFARFTALMDRYTRG
- a CDS encoding dihydroorotase yields the protein MRVVIRNGTVVDPANTLDGPADLVIEDGRIRSVEPPQRLAQLSDPDTLEVDARGWIVAPGFVDLHVHFREPGYEYKETVRTGAQSAVAGGFTTVACMANTNPVNDSGEVTRYILDKARSANLARVLPIGALSVGLKGERLAPLDEMREAGIVAVSDDGRPVMDAGLMRRALEWCADLGLPISVHEEDLNLAAGGSMNEGPTAARLGRKGVPNAAEEVMIARDLALARLTGGHVHVAHVSARGSIDLIRQAKKDGLPVTAEVAPHHFSLTEEAVVDYQADAKMAPPLRQAADVEAMRQGLRDGTLDAIATDHAPHHRDDKAGAFEAAAHGVVGLETALPLTLGLVEAGVLSLSEAVQKLSWNPARIFHLPYGSLSVGAPADVVVFDPHQVWIVAAQGLHSKSSNTPFVGQRMKGRAVLTLVGGQVVYDARQGNSQK
- the tenA gene encoding thiaminase II, with translation MTLTHQLYEAAAPVWRQSLAHPFVRSLGDGSLPLENFRFYMRQDYVFLIGYSRLVALAAAKAPSLETMARFATLLDATLNQEMALHREFAAECGITAEELAATEAAPTTQAYTSHLLRVASLGDLAETVTALLPCQWGYAEIGQTLAKRGKPTDAPFYARWIEMYASEEFASLAAWLRALLDSYAGKTDPERLVEIFCRSARYEYLFWDMAYRMEEWPV
- a CDS encoding TlyA family RNA methyltransferase, translated to MADRKHPARRKRLDVLTVQRGLTASREQARRLIMAGAVVVNDQRVDKPATLVDSAAQVRIKDHARPRYVSRGGLKLEAALRAFGVDVTGRLALDVGASTGGFTDCLLQHGAARVFAVDVGYGQLAWSLRQDPRVVNIERQNIRTLAGLSAQPSLSVIDVSFISLTTVVPTVLKLLAPGGHGIALIKPQFEVGKGRVGKGGIVRDPTLHHEVVSRLQAQAADWGLIPKGLIESPLRGAKGNTEFLWYWQKR
- a CDS encoding polyprenyl synthetase family protein encodes the protein MNLTRYMKERQRLVDRTLRALLAPSSGKPPRTLDRAMRYSLFSGGKRIRPILALASAEALGARLEPVLPFACGLEMIHAYSLVHDDLPAMDDDDLRRGKPTNHMVFGEGMAVLAGDGLLTEAFRVMAEGALAAPRRGQAALRALHEVALAAGAGGMVGGQVLDLEAEKKKPTRTVVEAIHTRKTGAMIRAAVRVGGLLGGATPRQYECLDQYGTAIGLAFQVTDDILDIEGGTGKTGKREGRDAELNKATYPAAIGLDRSKRLARQLREAALSALQPFGPAAEPLRQICHLIVDRAAPPQT
- a CDS encoding exodeoxyribonuclease VII small subunit is translated as MKEPPKTFEAGLHDLEGIVERMETGELSLEDALGAFEDGVGLVRHLGEQLAEVEKRLEVLSRDQDGVFQLHSLPTEDQAENQAENEDA
- the xseA gene encoding exodeoxyribonuclease VII large subunit, which codes for MAAPARSRAVADWQSQPPVLSVSELTAQIRGVLEAGFAEVWVTGEISGLHSPPSGHKYFTLKDKTSQLRCVMFRGQAGQLRFRPEDGLEVIIRGRIGLYPARGDMQLYATTMEPRGVGTQQLALEQLKAALAAEGLFAAERKKPLPFFPRRVGVVTAQTGAAIHDILTILYQRCPHTHVLLRPTKVQGAGAGAEIAAGIQDLNEHAQAEVIIVGRGGGSREDLSAFNEEVVARAIAASEVSVVAAVGHEIDLSIADLVADRRAPTPTAAAEMVMPRWDDLQAHIATQARSLALAMQRQVTRRRQAVLSLRQRIRDPHHDLGVRQRQLQALTARLRGGFQRRTERAQARLQELSTALGSLSPLAVLGRGYSLTRTIPAGTVVVDAGQLRPGDQVRLMFAAGEAIARIEQTQEGDE
- a CDS encoding S41 family peptidase; this translates as MMHDRMHDRRKRIAISLFVSLLGVGAVLLGSHGLDRVAAVGREDYEGLESFSNVLAIVQRNYVQEVKTNQLVEGAINGMLSALDPHSAYLTPDSYRELQVDTGGSFGGLGIEITLRDGVLTVVSPIEDTPAYRAGVKAGDQIIKIDGELTKDMTLLEAVKRMRGPQGSQVTISVRREGLAQFIDIALTREVIKIKSVKSKLLEPGYGYIRLVQFQDRTTDDLENALERFSQDQQELEGVVLDLRSNPGGLLSQAVKVADVFLDSGMIVYTKGRLDNQQQEYFAHPGGYTDLPLIVLVNQGSASASEIVAGAVQDHGRAAVLGTKTFGKGSVQTILPLEDGAALRLTTAMYYTPNGRSIQVTGVEPDHIVENVLPDQLAATRQSGIREENLRGHFDNAADQEAAPVQIREGAPDTDAPPPSTTDASAAQEAAEDAIQEGELGKDPQLDIDRTCTRNGG
- a CDS encoding TlpA family protein disulfide reductase, which produces MRKWPALGLVVLGCGFVLLSLTPSGPSLPRAAADFVLPDIHGQVVRLSQLKGKVVFLNVWTTWCPPCRKEMPTMQALYRQLQDQDFVLLAVSQDVDGRKTVLSYLEEGGYTFPVLLDVRGEVGKKYGVTGYPETFVIDRQGMIVHHHIGYNNWASPESLAAVRGLIERGVWTPPAGGDVPGEQMPLRP
- a CDS encoding prolipoprotein diacylglyceryl transferase; translated protein: MHPVLLSLGPVTIYSYGVMMALSFVAAGWVIRKELQSQGDNPELASSLVLWAAVGGLIGARLLFIVAAWSAFVADPWALLLTGAGFIWYGGLLGGIAGVSLCIRRYRLPWLRTMDMVAPAIALGHGIGRIGCHLAGDGDWGPPTGLPWGVVYSEAVVGWPHPPGVAVHPTPLYECAAYVLIFVFLRQRRTAPHRPGALFWGYLVLAGLARFGLEFVRVNPELAFGLSMAQVLSIPLVGLGAALLLRPAGLQQESAG